Sequence from the Thermoplasmatales archaeon genome:
TAATGTTACTTTAACTGTTTTTGATAACGATGAGGCAAGTGACAGTGATGAAATTGAAGTTATTTTCGATAATATACCCCCAGAGACAAATTATAGCGTTGGAGAGGGAAAGGAATGGTATAATAAAAGCATTGAAGTAATTTTAAATGCAACAGATAATCTCGCTGGAATTAATAAAACATTTTACAAGATAGATGATATCTGGAATGAATACAATGGAAGTTTCAACATAAGCAATGAGGGAATAAATATACTAAGATTTTACAGCATCGATAATGCAGGAAATCATGAACAGGAAAAAAATACAACAATAAGGATAGATTATACCCCCCCACTTACAAATTATTCAATAAATGCAACATATGGAAATAATGGATGGATAAGAAGCACAGCAATAATAAGTTTAAATGCAAGCGATGCCCTTTCTGGAATTAATAAAACATTTTACAGAATTAATGACGGGGAATGGGAAGAATATAAGGGAGAAATAAATATATCTGTTGACGGAGAACATATTATAAGATTTTACAGCATCGATAATGCAGGAAATCGCGAGGAGGAAAAGAATATAACAATAAAAATAGACACGAGAGTGCCCACCCTCACCATCAGGGCGCCCGAGGAGGGCTATATTTATATAGCCTCCCGAAAGATAATTCCAACATTGTTCGAAAATACATATATAATAGGAAAATTTGTTGCGGAGGTTGAGGCAAATGATAGTAGGTCAGGAATTTATTTTGTTGAATTTTTAATTAACAACCAAACACTCTGGAAGGATTATGCCCCCCCATATAGCATTGAATTGCCGCAGGAATTTCCGTGCTCAATTAATAAATTAAAGATTGTTGCTTATGATATGGCTGGAAATAAAGCTGAAAGCGAAGAAATTTCCTATTTAAAGATAATGTAAATCAAAATTTAAATTCTTTACCTTCATATTCCACTTTTATTATCCTGTGATATGGTATCATACCGTTTTTTGTTTCCAGAAAATTCTTTCCTATGGTTATTATATCTTCTCCCTTCAATATACCCGTATCATTTCTCTCTCCCCTGCTTATATACCATAGAGTAACCTTATTAAAATCATATTTCTTATCCCATTTTATCTTGTTCAGCAATTCTCTCACGAAATATTTATATACCTCTGCTATATTAAAATTGCTATTTTGAGGGATAGTATGGAGAATAAAAAAGGAACAACAACCCTTGCAATGGTTTGTAAAGATGGTGTTATAGCGGCGGCAGAAAGACGAGCCACAATGGGCACACTTATTGCTCACAAGGTTGCAAAGAAAATATATAAGATAGATGATCACTTACTACTTACAACTGCAGGGTTGGTGGGTGATGCACAGATTCTCGCAAGATACATGAGAGTGGAATCAGAGCTATACAAACTTGAAAGAGATGAAAAAATGCCAGTAAAGGGAGCAGCAACTTTGATGGCAAACTTTCTAAATCAGAGGAAATTTTATCCATACTATGTACAGCTTATAATAGGAGGAGTTGATTCATCTGGCCCGCATGTTTTTTCCCTAGATGCTGCTGGAGGAGCAATTGAAGATATATATACCACAACTGGCTCTGGCTCACCATATGTGTTTGGTGTGCTCGAGGATAACTATCGCAAGGAAATGAGTATTGATGAGGGAATTGACCTTGCAATAAGGGCACTTGTCGCTGCAATGAGGCGCGATTCGGCGTCTGGCGACGGTGTTGATGTTGTTGTGATAACTGATAAGGAATATAGAGAACTTAAAGATGATGAAATAGAGGAAAGAAGAAAAAAGATAGGATTATAACTTTCATGCCAATAGAAGAAATTTTGGAGAAAATAAAAGAGGAAATAAGAGCATCTATACCTTCAAGTATAAGCATAACAGGTGTGGAGTTTGAAGGAGCTGAGTTAGTTATTTATACAAAGGATCCTGAAAAATTTGCTGAGCAAGATGAAATTGTAAAACAACTCGCAAAAAAACTTCAAAAAAGAATTGTTGTAAGGGCTGATTCATCTGTTTTGATGGAACCTGATAAGGCAGAGGAAAAAATAAAGGAACTGGTTCCAAAAGAAGCAAATCTTGTAAATGTATATTTTGAGCCCGATATTGGAGAGGTAACCCTTGAGGTTGAGAAACCAGGAATAGCCATAGGAAAAAAGGGAAATCTGCTTAATGAAATAAGAAAAACCATAGGATGGGCTCCAAAAGTGATAAGAGCACCACCAATGCCATCAAAAACTGTCCAGGATATAAGAAAATATTTGAGGCTTGTTTCTGAGGATAGAATAAAATTCTTAAGGAGATTCGGAAGAAGATTGCATAGAGGAATAAGTGAGGGAGAAAAATGGGTGAGGATAACATCACTTGGAGGATATAGGGAAGTTGGGAGGTCTTGCACACTTCTCTCTACAAATGATAGCAAGATATTGATTGATTGTGGGTTGGATGTTTCATCAACTGAAAATGGCTCTCCATACCTTCATATGCCAGAAGTATTACCCTTCGAATCCATAGATGGTGTTGTTGTAACCCATGCCCATCTTGACCACTCCGGACTTGTTCCAATGCTTTTCAAATATGGATATGATGGACCTGTTTATTCAACATACCCAACAAGAGATGTTATGGTTCTTTTACAGATGGACTATTTGAGGGTTTGCGCTGATGAGGCAAAGAAAGCTCCTTACAGTTCCGAGCATATAAGAAAAGAAATTCAGAATACAATCCCGCTAAATTATGGCGATACAATAGATATAGCACCAGATATAAAATTAACAATGCATAGAGCTGGACATATACTGGGCTCATCAATATGCCACCTGCATATAGGAGACGGACTTTTTAACATCGCATTTTCAGGAGATATAAAGTATGAAAAAACCTGGCTTTTCAGTGCGGCTGCAACCCATTTCCCGCGCCTTGAGGCAATTGTGCTTGAATCAACTTACGGAGGAAGGGATGATATTCAACCATCGCGCAAGAAGGCGGGTGAGCAACTTCGGGACATTATAAAGAGGACACTCGAAAATAAGGGGAAGGTTTTGATACCTGTATTTGCAATTGGAAGGTCGCAGGAAGTGATGATAGTAATTGAACAGCTTATGAAGGAGAAGGAATTGCCTCAGGTGCCTGTTTATCTTGATGGAATGATATGGGAGGCAACATCAATTCACACTGTTTATCCCGAATATTTGAATGCTGATTTGAGGAAAAAAATATTTCAGGAGGGAGAAAATCCTTTAATGGCTGAATTTTTTGAAAGAGTTGATAGCGTTGATAAAAGAAGGGAAATTATAGATGAAAGCAATGAATGCATTGTTCTTGCAACAAGTGGAATGCTTAATGGCGGACCAATAATGGAGTATTTCAAATCTTGGGCGGATGATTCAAGAAGCACTCTTATATTTGTTGGTTATCAGGCAGAAGGCACTCTTGGAAGAAAATTACAGAGAGGAAGCAAGGAAATTATTGTTGGAGGCAAGGAAATAAAAGTTGAAATGAATATTGAAACTTGTGATGGTTTCTCGGGTCATTCAGATAGAAATCAGTTAATGAATTTCATAAAAAATATTTCCCCAAAGCCAAAAAGGATAATATTGAATCATGGAGAGGAAGTAAAATGCATGGACCTGGCAGCAAACTTATACAAAAAATTTGGAATAAAAACACTTGCAATAAAAAATCTCGAGACAGTAAGATTTAGATAAGAATTATAAATAACCAATTGATTATAGTAAGGTGAATAGCATGGAGAAAAGGGTAAAAGCAATTGGCATTTTGATATTGCTATCCTTAGTATTTTTTATAAAAAGTGCAAATGCTGAATTGGTTGCTGATTTCTATTTCGAGCCAGAAACACCACTAACATTTCAAAATGTTTTTTTCTGGGATAACTCCACATATAATGGAGAAAATTTAACAAATTGTCCATATGCTGTAAATTTTTCCTGGAACTTTGGGGACGGAAGCATAAGTTATGAAAAAAATACAAATCATACATATTCCATCCCTGGTGTATATAATGTTACACATGAATTAACCTTATACAATGAAAGCGGAATTATAGATAGAAATGCGGTTGTAAAGCAAATACATGTGCTCAATCGCCCGCCCGCCGCAAAATTTTACTGGATGGCGGAGGGCACCAATTTTACTTTTTTGGGAAATTTTAATTATGATGCAAGCAACGATTTAGATGGATATGTAGCAAATTATACCTGGGATTTTGGGGATGGAAGCACTGGATACGGAGCGGTTGTAATGCATACATACACAATTTCAGGGAGATGCAATGTTACCTTGACTGTTAGAGATAATAATGGTTCAGCAAACTCAATAACAAGGGAAATAAATATTTCAAATAAGATGCCTGTTGTAAATTTTTCATGGGAGCCATCAAGTCCTACATCTCTTGATAATATAACATTTACAAGCAATTCATATGATACTGATGGATATATAACCCAATGGATATGGGATTTTGGTGGAGGAAATATATTTTATAACAGCACAATTTCATATAAATACAATGATAGTGGAACCTATCGTATATATCTATTTGTAATAGACAATGAAGGAGCATTTAATTATACCTGGAGAGATGTTGTGGTTTATAATATTCCCCCATTTGCAAATTTCTCATGGGAGCCGTTTTATCCCATACCAAATAAAAATATAACATTCGATGCAAGCAACAGCTATGATTTAGATGGATATATAGCAAATTATACCTGGGATTTTGGAGATGGAAGTGCTGGTTATGGAATTGTTGTTGAGCATTCTTATAATTCATCTGGAACCTATAATGTTACTTTAACTGTTTTTGATGATGATAATGAAAAGGCAAATATCACCTACTCTATTTTAGTCGCGGATTTTTATGTTGATGAAAATGTTTATGACCCAGACAACCATACATGGAATAGAATAAATGACGCATTGAATAATGCAAGCAATGGAACATATATTTATATAAGGGAAGGAATATATGAAGAAGATATAGAAGTTAATAAAGAAGTTTTAATAGAGGGAATAAATGCAACAATACATGGAAATGTAAGTTTGCTTAAGGGAGTGATTTTTTACAAAATTAATTCAAAAGGTTTTTCATTTTCCGCAAAAGAGAATTGCTCTGTAGAGAATTGCAATTTAGAAGCAAATAAAATAAATATAGAAAAAGGTAATTCCTTTTCTAAAAATAAAATTAAAGGAGGAATTGAAACAGGAGATAAAAATATCTTTAGAAATAATTCCATAGAAGGGGGAATTGAAGTAAATGGCGAGGAAAATGAATTTTATGAAAACTTAATTTATGGAGCATTTTATGGGTTCAATGTTAAGAATGGGGCAAATAAAATAATAAGTAATGAAATAAGTGGATGCATATATGGCTTGTATCTAAGAGAATTTAATGAGATAGTCAGCAATAATATAAAGTCAAACGGATTTGGAATCTATATAAATGCAAGCAACTTTTTTATTGGATATAACAAACTGGAAAATAATTATTATGGATTATATGTAACAAACTCGATCAACACAACATTTTTTGATTTATTCCTTTCAAACAACACATTCTCAATTTATTCAGATATCTCCTATCTATACATTGAAAATGTTACAATAGATTATGGAAAAAATGGAATTTTCATTAATTCAGGAGAAATAGTAAATTCTTCAATAAACAATCTGGAGAATGGAATAATAGGAAATAATATAACAATAAGGAATTGCTCAATCAGTAATTGTAAAATAGGTATGGAAAGCAATAATTCACAAATTTATTACAGCATATTTGAAGAAAATGATGCTGGTGTTTATATAAACAATACATACATAGAGAACTGCTCATTTTCAAAAAATACTTATGGAATTAAAGCGGGAAATGGTAATAGGATATCAAATTGCTCATTTTCAAACAATTCAATTGCAATAGTGTGCGAGGGAAACAACAATTCAATTTACTCCTCAACAATTTATAAAAATAACGGAGGAATATATTTAAAAAATTCTTTTAATTCAGTTTATGAAAATATAATAAATGAAAATGAATATGGCTTGAGAATTTTCTTCTCTCCATATAACAACATTTCTGGAAATAACTTCACGGGGAATAAATACAACTTTGATATGGAAGGAAGTGAAATCTCTCATTTTTATCAGACAATATATGAAAATAATAAAGCAAATAATCTATCATTTTTGTACATGAGGAACGCATCAAACATCGAAATAAATGGAAGCTATGGTTATCTCGCCCTGGTTGAATGCAGAAACATCTCGCTGGTTAATTTCAGCAACTCGCATGCGGGCGAGGTGCTGCTGGCGGGATGTGAAAATGTAATGATGAGAGGGGGGGCTGTGGGAGAAAATATAGAAGGAATTTATGTTCTGAAGGGAAGGAATTTATCTTTTGAGAACTTAGTAATAAGCAATAATTCATGGGGGCTGTCGTTGAAATCTTCTCAGGATTTGCTGATTTATAATTGCTCATTTGAAGGAAATACAAAAGGTATTAATCTATTTAACATTGAAAGAGAGTTTTCTTATGTAAGGATGACTTTGCTAAGTTTTTATGGAAATATTTATGGTTTCAGCATAGAGAATGTGGAAGGAGTTGAAATTCAGCAAATAAACGCACTTATGAATAATATTGATGGAATAATATACAATGGAAATGTTTCATTGAATAATTCAAATATTTCATTTGTATCATTTAAAAATTCGGATTTAAATATATCAAATTCATGCATCGAAAAAATTTATGGAGAAATTTCAAAAATTTCAATATTAAATACTTCGGTTAAAAAATTCGATGCTACGGAATGCAATCTTTATATGCAGAAATGCAATCTATCGGGAAATTTCAGTTCAAAAAATGGAAATATTGATATAAACAACAGTGTTTTTTATAAAAATGGAGAAATATTATTTAATTCTTCGAGTGTTTCAATAAGAAATTCATCTTTTGAAAGTAATAGTATATCCAAATTCATAAATGTTACTGGATTTTTAGAAAATAGCATTTTGGCAAACAACAGCATCGGAATTTTGATTGAAAATTCAAAATTTTCATTGATAAACATAACAGGTTATAAAAACGATGTTGGAATTAAAATAAATTCATCAGATTGCAGATTTTCTTATGGAAATTTATCGGAAAATAATATATCAATTCTTGCTGATGGAGTAAATAACATAATTGAAAAAATATTGATCCATCACAACAAAAAAGGAATTTTGCTCTATGGAAACAACACTCTAATAAATTGCTCTTTCTGGAGAAATGAAGTTGGAATTGAGGCATATGGAAGCAGCAGAATATATTCAAATAATTTTGTTTATAATTCAATAAATGCAATTGAAAGAGGGAATAACAGCTGGAATACAAGTTATCCACAAGGAGGCAACTACTGGCATGACTATTCTGGAAAGGATATAATGAAAGGTGAGGGACAGAATATAAGTGGCAGTGATGGAATTGGAGATGCACCATATAAAATAAACGGAAGCTATGATTTCTATCCTTTGATGGAAAAATGTTCAGCAGCTTTTATTCCAAACGAGAAGCCAATTGCAAAATTTTATTTCTATCCATCTTTGCCTTTCTCTTTTGAAAACATAATGTTCTTCGATTCATCATATGATGAAAATGGAGATAATGACATAGTTTCGTGGCTCTGGAATTTTGGAGATGGTTCAACAAGCAATGAAAGAAATCCAAACCACAACTATACAATTCCTGGAAATTATACAATAACTTTAACAGTTAAGGATAAAAGCAATGAAACTGGCATCTTTTCGCTAAACATTTCAATAAAAAATGTTCCTCCATGTGCAGATTTCTCATTTAAGGAAAATGCAAAATCATATGAGGTAATTGAATTTAATGCAAGCAATAGCTATGATTTGGATGGAAGCATAGTTAATTATACATGGAGCTTTGGAGATGGAGGCGTTGCCTATGAAAACATCTCCCATCATAAATACATAAAGCCAGGAATTTATAAAGTTAAACTTGTTATTATTGATAACAATGGAAGTAAAAAAGAATTGGAAAAAGAAATAGAAATAACCAACAGGGAGCCGAGCGCAGATTTTATATTTTCACCAGAGGAGGTGGCTCCTGGCGAGGAGGTATCATTTACTGATTTATCAACAGATATGGATGGAGAAATAATATCATATATCTGGAAATTTGGAGATGGAAATGTTTCATACGAGAAAAATCCAATGCATGTATATGAAAAACCTGGAGAATATGAAGTAACATTGATATTAAAAGATGACTGTGGGGCAAGCTCAACCATAACAAAAACAATAACAGTAAAGAAAAAAGAGGCCCCAAGCTTCGAGTTCATTTTATTTGCAATCGCAGTTTTGCTGATAATCTCAAGGAAAAGAAAAAAAAATTAAATAAAAAATTCCAATATATCTAATATGAAAATAATTGGAATTACGCTTTTCTTATTTGCAATTTTTTCAAAGTTTAAATTTTAGAAATGAGTGCAAAAAATATCCTACAATTTATGTTTCTATTGTATCCCATAATGAAGCACCAACAAGTTTTGATGATGAAAATTATTTTTGGAGATATAGAGGAGATTTATTAAAGCTTTCAAATATGCTATATGAAGAAGGAGTAAAATTTAATTTTCAATCTGATTGGGATTTTTTGCTCGCTGAAATCAAGTTATGATAAAGGAAATTCTTCAACAAATGGAAAAAATCTATTAGGATATTTAAAGGAGGATTTGGGTTTCGAAATCAATACCCATAGACATGAAAAGGTGATATAAATATGCTGATGTAGGCTTATTTAATTCATTCTCTAGGTGTTGAGCTTTCAAATGTAACTGGCGGGCTTGTTGAACATCCCCCAGAAGAATCAAAAATCGAGTATTTTAGAAAAACATTGAATGGCTTAAAATTCAATTATTCTTGTAAAGCAGAAATTTTATGAGATGACTCAACAAGTGGCCATTTAAATGAAGAAAGTTTATGGGTATCTGGAATATGGAGACCAAAAGATAATGAGAATTTTTTAACTAATGATGAAAATTTTATTCCTCATATAGGAGAATATCAACCAAAATGGAATGGCTTGCATAGATTACCGCAGAAGCAACAAAATGGTGAGTTTAAAAAAAACAAGATACACACACAATCAATTTTTATACCTCAAAATTTCATAGAAAATTTTAGACAAGAAATTAGGAATCTTTCTTAATATGAAGATAAGGGATTAATTAAGTGGGATGGATTAAGTGGGGGTATAAATATATGATATAGAGAATAAAATGCCCAACCAAATATTTATTCATATGTTTTATATGGAAATTGAAATTAAAAAACCAGGTTGAGAATTTTCTTTATATTTTTAATAGAGAAATTATGAAAATTGAAAAAACAATAATAATGAGATATATAAATGTTGAAGCAGAGGTCATTTGCTATATAGATGAAGTTTATTTTTATTTAAATGGAATTTTGATTGAGAAAGATTCTACTCCTCCTTTTGAATGGAATTGGATTAAATCTTCTATTGGAAAATATATCTTAAAAGTTATTGCAAAAGCTGGAGCATTGAGCAAAGAAAAAGAAATTGAGGCAATTGCTGTAATAATCTATTAGCATGCAATATTAATGGGCCCGGCCGGATTTGAACCGGCGACCATCTGGTTATGAGCCAGACGCTCCACCTGGCTAAGCTACGGGCCCACAAAATAATAGCAATTTGTAAATTTATTTTTTTCTATCGAAAAAATTAAGACAGGGCAAATATTAAACTGTTTTTTCTTTTCTTAACAAATCATCATATTTTAGATATGCAATGAGTAATATTATTCCAATGATTAGCCCACCCAATATAAATCCTATTTACAACCCATAAAAGTTGTTTTTCCTTCGCCTTGCTATATTCCTTATTATCTATGAAATTATTTATTTCCCTGATATTGCTCCTTATAATTAAATTAATTACCCCGAAAACTATGAAAATTATTCCTATAAATATTATAAGGGTAACAACTCCTATTACAAAAAATATTATAGCAAATATAAGTGATATTATCCCAGCAACATTATTTAAATCTTTTATTGTTTGTGCTTCAGGTGGCAGTTCCATGGTGTAATATTATAATTTATATTTATAGTATTTGGTAAAAAATTTTTACAAGTAAACAGTTTTCTTTTTATACTCTTCTTTTATAAAATTTTTATGAAGAGGGTAAGAGTTAGAATATACGGAAGAGTTCAGGGAGTTTGG
This genomic interval carries:
- the psmB gene encoding archaeal proteasome endopeptidase complex subunit beta, which produces MENKKGTTTLAMVCKDGVIAAAERRATMGTLIAHKVAKKIYKIDDHLLLTTAGLVGDAQILARYMRVESELYKLERDEKMPVKGAATLMANFLNQRKFYPYYVQLIIGGVDSSGPHVFSLDAAGGAIEDIYTTTGSGSPYVFGVLEDNYRKEMSIDEGIDLAIRALVAAMRRDSASGDGVDVVVITDKEYRELKDDEIEERRKKIGL
- a CDS encoding PKD domain-containing protein — translated: LDGYIANYTWDFGDGSAGYGIVVEHSYNSSGTYNVTLTVFDNDEASDSDEIEVIFDNIPPETNYSVGEGKEWYNKSIEVILNATDNLAGINKTFYKIDDIWNEYNGSFNISNEGINILRFYSIDNAGNHEQEKNTTIRIDYTPPLTNYSINATYGNNGWIRSTAIISLNASDALSGINKTFYRINDGEWEEYKGEINISVDGEHIIRFYSIDNAGNREEEKNITIKIDTRVPTLTIRAPEEGYIYIASRKIIPTLFENTYIIGKFVAEVEANDSRSGIYFVEFLINNQTLWKDYAPPYSIELPQEFPCSINKLKIVAYDMAGNKAESEEISYLKIM
- a CDS encoding beta-CASP ribonuclease aCPSF1, which produces MPIEEILEKIKEEIRASIPSSISITGVEFEGAELVIYTKDPEKFAEQDEIVKQLAKKLQKRIVVRADSSVLMEPDKAEEKIKELVPKEANLVNVYFEPDIGEVTLEVEKPGIAIGKKGNLLNEIRKTIGWAPKVIRAPPMPSKTVQDIRKYLRLVSEDRIKFLRRFGRRLHRGISEGEKWVRITSLGGYREVGRSCTLLSTNDSKILIDCGLDVSSTENGSPYLHMPEVLPFESIDGVVVTHAHLDHSGLVPMLFKYGYDGPVYSTYPTRDVMVLLQMDYLRVCADEAKKAPYSSEHIRKEIQNTIPLNYGDTIDIAPDIKLTMHRAGHILGSSICHLHIGDGLFNIAFSGDIKYEKTWLFSAAATHFPRLEAIVLESTYGGRDDIQPSRKKAGEQLRDIIKRTLENKGKVLIPVFAIGRSQEVMIVIEQLMKEKELPQVPVYLDGMIWEATSIHTVYPEYLNADLRKKIFQEGENPLMAEFFERVDSVDKRREIIDESNECIVLATSGMLNGGPIMEYFKSWADDSRSTLIFVGYQAEGTLGRKLQRGSKEIIVGGKEIKVEMNIETCDGFSGHSDRNQLMNFIKNISPKPKRIILNHGEEVKCMDLAANLYKKFGIKTLAIKNLETVRFR
- a CDS encoding PKD domain-containing protein, producing the protein MEKRVKAIGILILLSLVFFIKSANAELVADFYFEPETPLTFQNVFFWDNSTYNGENLTNCPYAVNFSWNFGDGSISYEKNTNHTYSIPGVYNVTHELTLYNESGIIDRNAVVKQIHVLNRPPAAKFYWMAEGTNFTFLGNFNYDASNDLDGYVANYTWDFGDGSTGYGAVVMHTYTISGRCNVTLTVRDNNGSANSITREINISNKMPVVNFSWEPSSPTSLDNITFTSNSYDTDGYITQWIWDFGGGNIFYNSTISYKYNDSGTYRIYLFVIDNEGAFNYTWRDVVVYNIPPFANFSWEPFYPIPNKNITFDASNSYDLDGYIANYTWDFGDGSAGYGIVVEHSYNSSGTYNVTLTVFDDDNEKANITYSILVADFYVDENVYDPDNHTWNRINDALNNASNGTYIYIREGIYEEDIEVNKEVLIEGINATIHGNVSLLKGVIFYKINSKGFSFSAKENCSVENCNLEANKINIEKGNSFSKNKIKGGIETGDKNIFRNNSIEGGIEVNGEENEFYENLIYGAFYGFNVKNGANKIISNEISGCIYGLYLREFNEIVSNNIKSNGFGIYINASNFFIGYNKLENNYYGLYVTNSINTTFFDLFLSNNTFSIYSDISYLYIENVTIDYGKNGIFINSGEIVNSSINNLENGIIGNNITIRNCSISNCKIGMESNNSQIYYSIFEENDAGVYINNTYIENCSFSKNTYGIKAGNGNRISNCSFSNNSIAIVCEGNNNSIYSSTIYKNNGGIYLKNSFNSVYENIINENEYGLRIFFSPYNNISGNNFTGNKYNFDMEGSEISHFYQTIYENNKANNLSFLYMRNASNIEINGSYGYLALVECRNISLVNFSNSHAGEVLLAGCENVMMRGGAVGENIEGIYVLKGRNLSFENLVISNNSWGLSLKSSQDLLIYNCSFEGNTKGINLFNIEREFSYVRMTLLSFYGNIYGFSIENVEGVEIQQINALMNNIDGIIYNGNVSLNNSNISFVSFKNSDLNISNSCIEKIYGEISKISILNTSVKKFDATECNLYMQKCNLSGNFSSKNGNIDINNSVFYKNGEILFNSSSVSIRNSSFESNSISKFINVTGFLENSILANNSIGILIENSKFSLINITGYKNDVGIKINSSDCRFSYGNLSENNISILADGVNNIIEKILIHHNKKGILLYGNNTLINCSFWRNEVGIEAYGSSRIYSNNFVYNSINAIERGNNSWNTSYPQGGNYWHDYSGKDIMKGEGQNISGSDGIGDAPYKINGSYDFYPLMEKCSAAFIPNEKPIAKFYFYPSLPFSFENIMFFDSSYDENGDNDIVSWLWNFGDGSTSNERNPNHNYTIPGNYTITLTVKDKSNETGIFSLNISIKNVPPCADFSFKENAKSYEVIEFNASNSYDLDGSIVNYTWSFGDGGVAYENISHHKYIKPGIYKVKLVIIDNNGSKKELEKEIEITNREPSADFIFSPEEVAPGEEVSFTDLSTDMDGEIISYIWKFGDGNVSYEKNPMHVYEKPGEYEVTLILKDDCGASSTITKTITVKKKEAPSFEFILFAIAVLLIISRKRKKN
- a CDS encoding Ig-like domain-containing protein, translated to MKIEKTIIMRYINVEAEVICYIDEVYFYLNGILIEKDSTPPFEWNWIKSSIGKYILKVIAKAGALSKEKEIEAIAVIIY
- a CDS encoding DUF504 domain-containing protein, which produces MRELLNKIKWDKKYDFNKVTLWYISRGERNDTGILKGEDIITIGKNFLETKNGMIPYHRIIKVEYEGKEFKF